The following coding sequences are from one Anaerolineae bacterium window:
- a CDS encoding 3'-5' exonuclease: VNPGNSLFLVGDPKQAIYSFRGADVFAYLDAKNEIEELSKQQKANLYSLDINWRSQPELINAFNSLFGRQEWFKPGNQAGKFDICYQYATYPEKKDNLTLLSLDESKRGVLNIVDFSKASSHSLARLQLAKFIAKEIQHLISFANIKLVQKGKEEKRLSFGDICILVRAKSDVPLIESELSSLAIPYTYYKKPGLFQSDEAFYLSMIFHAILDPVNSTDVKRALLTPFFRFKPAALNAYEKLPHSHPLKQMLFKWNEYALSRDLSLLFQSLINDSGLLFREAEKVFWEREYTNYRQIFEYLEQTAYLKNMDFRQLTSLLDGYRKDTVRADQDADIHQIETEEEKVRIMTMHVSKGLQFPIVFIAGGLTQRSAGSDNCYIYHKIVEENDLSKAIKTIDLSIQNGQGGQKGQSGKEKHLLEKTDEDKRLYYVASTRAEHKLYLPYYPHTKKQQWVGPVCSLLSPAMEKAFPKDDENKSILWLTPDDHYFADDKIKPDNQSYLPEIQIKDQADLFPHTRNYRYKKIRLESFTSLHDKIFLMHKGGEQTTGFQLADEKSKEDDESFGLQKTDIVPAGIIPDEMPGGTETGSMFHNILEHIDFTHAVEKMDAAQDKVRSLLDDPETGDIILKQMEIYRVEERWAYNICRVIKNTLTTPISIVDDEFILGRIGNEDRIHEVEFIYPFALSAGKDETIPDCATENGFIRGSVDMVFRYNNKFYIADWKSNYLENGYDHGSMAINMKSVGYDLQYRLYTIAVLRWLKQSLNNRFDPAKDFGGIFYFYLRGMGTGKGNGIFYIPAGQLGDLEGMEQEVAKDV, encoded by the coding sequence AAGTAAATCCCGGAAACAGCCTGTTTCTTGTCGGCGATCCAAAACAGGCTATCTATTCATTTCGCGGGGCGGATGTTTTTGCCTATCTTGATGCGAAAAATGAAATAGAGGAATTGTCAAAACAGCAGAAAGCTAATTTATATTCTTTGGATATCAACTGGCGCTCACAACCTGAACTAATAAACGCGTTTAACAGCCTGTTCGGCAGACAGGAATGGTTTAAGCCCGGAAACCAGGCAGGCAAATTCGATATATGTTATCAGTATGCGACTTATCCGGAAAAAAAGGACAACCTGACATTATTAAGCTTAGACGAGTCTAAGCGCGGCGTGTTGAACATTGTGGACTTCAGCAAGGCATCATCCCACAGTCTTGCCAGGCTGCAACTTGCAAAGTTTATTGCCAAAGAAATCCAGCATCTAATTTCCTTTGCCAATATCAAACTGGTTCAAAAGGGGAAAGAAGAAAAGAGGCTGAGTTTTGGCGATATCTGCATCCTTGTTCGCGCTAAATCTGATGTGCCTTTAATAGAATCAGAGCTTTCCAGCCTTGCAATCCCATATACGTATTATAAAAAACCCGGTCTTTTCCAATCTGATGAAGCCTTTTATTTAAGCATGATTTTTCACGCAATCCTGGATCCTGTTAACAGCACGGATGTAAAAAGGGCGCTTTTAACCCCTTTTTTTAGATTTAAACCTGCTGCATTGAATGCTTATGAAAAGTTGCCTCATTCGCATCCATTAAAACAAATGCTTTTCAAATGGAATGAATATGCATTGTCACGCGACTTAAGTCTTCTTTTCCAGTCACTTATAAATGATTCAGGTTTGCTTTTTCGCGAGGCTGAAAAAGTTTTCTGGGAAAGGGAATACACAAATTACCGGCAAATATTTGAGTATCTGGAACAAACAGCCTATCTGAAAAATATGGATTTCAGGCAGCTGACTTCGTTACTTGATGGCTACAGAAAAGATACGGTTCGCGCTGATCAGGATGCTGATATTCATCAAATTGAAACCGAGGAGGAAAAGGTCCGGATAATGACCATGCATGTCAGCAAGGGGCTTCAATTTCCAATAGTTTTTATTGCCGGTGGATTAACTCAAAGATCTGCTGGTTCTGATAATTGTTATATATATCACAAGATCGTGGAAGAAAATGACCTGTCTAAGGCAATTAAGACAATCGATCTTTCAATCCAAAATGGTCAAGGCGGCCAAAAAGGCCAAAGTGGAAAGGAAAAACATCTTCTTGAAAAAACAGATGAAGACAAACGTCTTTATTATGTTGCTTCCACCAGGGCTGAGCACAAACTTTATCTTCCATATTATCCCCATACTAAAAAACAGCAATGGGTTGGGCCGGTATGCAGCCTGCTTTCTCCTGCCATGGAAAAGGCTTTCCCCAAAGATGATGAAAATAAAAGTATTTTATGGCTTACGCCGGATGATCATTATTTTGCAGATGATAAAATAAAGCCGGATAATCAATCATATCTTCCTGAAATACAGATAAAAGATCAAGCAGATCTTTTCCCTCACACAAGAAATTACAGGTATAAAAAAATCAGGTTGGAGTCCTTTACAAGTCTGCACGATAAAATTTTCCTCATGCATAAAGGAGGCGAGCAAACAACAGGGTTTCAACTTGCAGATGAAAAATCCAAAGAGGATGACGAAAGCTTTGGTTTGCAAAAAACGGATATTGTGCCTGCCGGCATAATCCCTGACGAAATGCCCGGCGGAACCGAAACAGGCTCTATGTTTCATAATATATTAGAGCATATTGATTTTACGCATGCTGTTGAAAAAATGGACGCGGCGCAGGATAAGGTTCGCTCTTTACTGGATGATCCTGAAACAGGGGATATTATTTTGAAACAGATGGAGATATACCGCGTAGAGGAGCGCTGGGCATATAACATCTGCCGGGTTATAAAAAATACCCTTACAACGCCAATAAGCATTGTCGATGATGAATTTATTCTTGGCAGGATCGGGAATGAGGACCGGATTCATGAAGTGGAGTTTATCTATCCTTTTGCGCTGTCAGCTGGTAAGGATGAAACAATTCCTGATTGCGCGACTGAAAACGGCTTTATAAGGGGCTCTGTGGATATGGTTTTCCGATACAATAATAAATTTTATATAGCGGACTGGAAATCCAACTATCTTGAAAACGGCTATGATCATGGTTCCATGGCGATTAACATGAAGAGCGTGGGTTATGATCTCCAATACAGATTATACACCATCGCGGTTTTGCGCTGGCTAAAGCAAAGCTTAAACAACAGGTTTGATCCTGCAAAAGATTTTGGCGGAATATTTTATTTTTATTTGCGTGGCATGGGAACCGGAAAGGGGAATGGTATCTTTTACATTCCTGCGGGTCAATTAGGAGATTTGGAAGGGATGGAACAGGAAGTTGCAAAAGATGTATAA
- the recD gene encoding exodeoxyribonuclease V subunit alpha, translated as MYKFFDDTELSELDFMTIRDLCELGGYQNDLPLSAVLTAMFSALQEGSLCLNIDKNSLSDKLQPFMESKKAKQISAQFLSNLAENRYDNLIAKNIDTYLPIIFYETKEKKLLYFQKFFFHETRLKHRLRAFLQTKEPCKLSGKKENEILRELVEKDQDQVKAIRLALGSQFSIISGGPGTGKTSVMVNILRCFVRAGIEAKQIILAAPTGRAAQRMTEAIHSQINSIKIPCPEDIELLNLTGSTLHRILRYKTGSHDFHYRDTNPLPASVVIVDEVSMVDVVMMERFLRAIDPAKTRLILLGDKDQLPSVEAGAVFAEMIPDETEDNIFKDRLIVLKKVYRSGANLLHLAKQINQGKCPEYSPVSFDSALLLKQDSWAFVLPSDNINRWKKQLRLWVEHHYSGRINKDNKSYKELILEAVKFDADSLASSDDEQNILDQIFSKIEKARILTLLRKGVYGCSWINSIIAQYLSFELEPLTRMRNDIFSGAIIMITQNNYSKKLFNGDVGVIIKNVDGNYRVFFKRFSSYGFFDMDFLPKWEPGFAVTVHKSQGTEFDDVLLVLPDNEKHRLLTREIIYTGITRAKKRLILYGIEPAFKSALQRKIERQSGLTW; from the coding sequence ATGTATAAATTTTTTGACGACACCGAGCTTTCTGAGCTTGATTTTATGACCATCAGAGATCTTTGTGAATTAGGTGGTTATCAAAACGATTTGCCTCTTTCTGCGGTTTTGACGGCCATGTTTTCTGCTTTGCAGGAGGGGAGTCTCTGCCTTAATATAGATAAAAATTCTCTGTCTGACAAACTGCAACCCTTTATGGAAAGCAAAAAAGCAAAACAGATTTCCGCTCAATTTTTGTCAAATCTCGCGGAAAACAGATATGATAATCTCATTGCAAAAAACATCGATACCTATCTGCCTATTATTTTCTATGAGACCAAAGAGAAAAAGCTTCTTTATTTCCAGAAGTTCTTTTTTCATGAAACCAGGCTCAAGCACAGGCTCAGGGCTTTTTTACAAACAAAAGAGCCTTGTAAATTATCCGGCAAAAAGGAAAATGAGATTTTAAGGGAACTGGTTGAAAAGGATCAAGACCAGGTTAAAGCTATCAGGCTTGCGCTTGGTTCACAGTTTTCCATTATATCAGGTGGGCCTGGAACTGGCAAAACCTCTGTTATGGTGAATATTCTTCGCTGTTTTGTGCGCGCTGGAATTGAAGCAAAACAGATTATACTGGCTGCTCCGACCGGCAGGGCGGCTCAAAGAATGACCGAGGCTATTCACAGCCAGATTAATTCCATCAAAATTCCATGTCCCGAGGATATTGAACTGTTAAATCTGACAGGGAGCACGCTGCACAGAATATTGCGATATAAAACCGGTTCTCATGACTTCCATTACAGGGATACAAATCCCTTGCCGGCATCGGTTGTCATTGTGGATGAAGTTTCCATGGTGGATGTTGTCATGATGGAAAGGTTTTTGCGCGCAATAGATCCCGCAAAAACAAGGCTTATTTTATTGGGAGATAAAGATCAGCTTCCTTCGGTTGAGGCTGGAGCGGTTTTTGCGGAAATGATTCCTGACGAAACAGAAGATAATATATTCAAAGACCGATTAATAGTTTTAAAAAAGGTTTATCGATCAGGCGCCAATCTTCTGCATTTGGCAAAACAGATCAACCAGGGCAAATGCCCTGAATACTCGCCGGTTTCTTTTGATTCCGCCTTGTTGCTTAAACAGGATAGCTGGGCATTTGTTCTGCCAAGCGACAATATAAACAGATGGAAGAAGCAGCTCAGGCTGTGGGTTGAGCATCATTATTCAGGCAGAATAAATAAAGATAATAAATCATATAAAGAATTGATACTTGAAGCTGTTAAGTTTGATGCTGACAGCCTTGCATCTTCAGATGATGAGCAGAATATTCTTGATCAGATTTTCAGCAAAATTGAAAAGGCAAGGATTTTAACCCTCCTGCGCAAAGGGGTTTACGGTTGTTCCTGGATAAACAGCATAATAGCTCAATATCTGAGTTTTGAGCTGGAGCCTCTGACAAGAATGCGTAATGATATTTTTAGTGGCGCTATTATAATGATCACTCAAAACAATTATTCAAAAAAACTTTTTAACGGAGATGTTGGCGTTATAATTAAAAATGTTGATGGGAATTACAGGGTGTTTTTTAAACGATTCAGCTCCTATGGCTTTTTTGACATGGATTTTTTGCCGAAATGGGAACCAGGCTTTGCCGTGACAGTGCACAAAAGTCAGGGGACGGAATTTGATGATGTGCTGCTTGTGCTGCCGGATAATGAAAAGCACAGATTGTTGACCCGGGAGATAATATATACCGGTATTACCAGAGCAAAGAAAAGGCTGATTTTATACGGCATTGAGCCGGCATTTAAAAGTGCTTTGCAAAGGAAAATTGAACGGCAATCAGGTTTGACATGGTAA